In Marivirga salinae, a single window of DNA contains:
- a CDS encoding ABC transporter permease subunit, with product MIIKYLQIEWLKLKNYKTFIRLASLYFILLLLILSSVKILLSWMASAGAEFEGISPDIIPFYNFPDVWQNLTYLASYLKFFLAFIVIISVTNEYSYRTIRQNIIDGMSPTEFLIAKQTMIVAFSLFNMLVIWLSGTLMGLFYGSGFSFSLYMMDMEFLLAHFLELLTFLNLAMLISVLFKKAGFAIIGLCFYAIFLEPALVGILNYKFDDHWLITLFPINAVNNLIEIPFHRYVFMEIQDFIKVSSALIAIAWLIISIGLNYILIAKRDIN from the coding sequence ATGATTATAAAATATTTACAAATAGAATGGTTAAAGCTTAAGAATTATAAAACATTCATTCGATTAGCTTCACTGTATTTTATACTATTGCTTTTGATATTAAGTAGTGTGAAAATACTTTTATCATGGATGGCGAGTGCAGGTGCCGAGTTTGAAGGAATAAGTCCAGATATCATTCCTTTCTATAATTTCCCTGATGTCTGGCAGAATCTTACTTATTTAGCATCGTATTTAAAATTCTTCTTGGCATTTATAGTCATCATTTCGGTTACAAATGAATATTCTTATCGAACAATTCGGCAAAATATTATTGATGGAATGTCCCCAACCGAATTCCTGATAGCTAAACAAACCATGATTGTTGCTTTTAGTCTTTTCAACATGCTAGTGATTTGGCTTTCTGGAACGCTTATGGGTCTTTTCTATGGCTCAGGCTTTAGTTTTAGTTTGTATATGATGGATATGGAATTCCTCTTAGCTCATTTTCTGGAATTGCTTACTTTCTTGAATTTAGCAATGCTAATTTCTGTACTATTTAAAAAGGCGGGTTTTGCCATTATCGGATTATGTTTTTATGCTATCTTTTTGGAACCTGCTCTGGTAGGGATTTTAAATTATAAATTCGATGATCATTGGTTAATCACATTGTTTCCAATTAATGCAGTAAATAACCTGATTGAAATACCATTTCATCGCTACGTATTTATGGAGATTCAGGACTTTATAAAAGTAAGTAGCGCATTAATAGCAATAGCTTGGTTAATCATAAGTATCGGTTTAAATTATATTTTGATTGCTAAGAGAGATATAAATTGA
- a CDS encoding DUF4252 domain-containing protein, translating to MRLLILTIFTLFIFSACEQKIEDPLKSLQEKDIHSLNINLYPSNLKMINTNNDPNFAEATKDIKKLHVLQIKWDGETKKEDYAEWKSKQDFTSWESIFTARIDNVDLEIKAPEGREDILYASADTKDGLFVGFLEGNFDISQVPALMKADLDLGPIGDFIQDKEDKKKQREKWQKMREEIKGDSTEVISDSIQE from the coding sequence ATGCGACTATTAATTCTAACCATATTCACTCTATTTATATTTTCTGCTTGTGAGCAAAAAATTGAAGACCCACTTAAAAGTCTTCAGGAAAAAGATATTCATTCCTTAAATATTAATCTTTATCCAAGTAATTTAAAGATGATCAATACTAATAATGATCCGAATTTTGCTGAAGCTACTAAAGACATTAAAAAACTCCATGTTTTGCAAATAAAATGGGATGGAGAGACCAAAAAGGAAGATTATGCAGAATGGAAAAGTAAGCAAGATTTCACTTCATGGGAATCTATTTTTACCGCAAGAATAGATAATGTAGATTTAGAAATAAAAGCTCCTGAGGGCAGAGAAGATATTCTTTATGCTTCTGCTGATACTAAGGATGGCCTTTTTGTTGGTTTTCTTGAAGGGAATTTTGATATTTCGCAAGTTCCAGCTCTTATGAAAGCTGATTTGGATTTAGGTCCAATTGGTGATTTTATCCAGGATAAAGAAGATAAAAAGAAGCAAAGAGAAAAGTGGCAAAAAATGCGAGAAGAAATTAAGGGAGATTCAACTGAAGTAATATCTGACAGCATTCAAGAATAA
- a CDS encoding uracil-DNA glycosylase family protein: protein MHDLLHEIRNCTECVNKLPLGANPIVQASIHSKIAIIGQAPGIAVHQSGVPWNDKSGDNLRGWLGVEKEIFYNENIFALIPMGFCYPGTGKSGDLPPMKICAPLWHEKLFQMMQDAELTILLGQYAQRYYLGKAAKKSLTQTVQSFRDYSSEFLPLPHPSPRNNIWQSKNPWFKEEVLPFLKSRISDIL from the coding sequence ATGCATGATTTACTTCATGAGATAAGAAATTGTACTGAATGTGTAAATAAGCTTCCCTTAGGAGCTAATCCTATAGTTCAAGCATCAATCCATAGTAAGATTGCAATTATTGGACAAGCTCCGGGTATTGCTGTACATCAATCTGGAGTTCCTTGGAATGATAAAAGTGGTGATAATTTAAGGGGTTGGCTTGGAGTGGAGAAAGAGATTTTTTACAATGAAAATATTTTCGCTTTAATCCCTATGGGATTTTGCTATCCAGGAACAGGGAAATCTGGTGATTTACCACCCATGAAGATTTGTGCCCCACTTTGGCATGAAAAGCTTTTTCAAATGATGCAAGATGCAGAGTTAACTATATTGTTGGGTCAATATGCTCAGCGTTACTATTTAGGAAAAGCGGCTAAGAAATCGCTGACTCAAACTGTCCAATCTTTCAGGGATTATAGTTCTGAATTTTTACCGTTACCACATCCATCACCAAGAAATAATATCTGGCAAAGTAAAAATCCGTGGTTCAAAGAAGAGGTTTTGCCTTTCTTAAAATCACGGATTTCAGATATACTTTAA
- a CDS encoding ABC transporter ATP-binding protein produces MAENILEISGLNKRYGNIQAINDLELKVEKGTVFGLLGPNGSGKSTTLGILLGVVQKDSGEYRWFGEEPTAAQRRRLGAILESPTFYPYLSGIQNLRIVCKIKEVAESRIMEVLEQVGLAQRAKSPFKTYSLGMKQRLAIASALLSDPEVLILDEPTNGLDPQGIAEIRELIINIAQQGKTIILASHLLDEVQKVCTHFAVLKQGEKIFQGTVAESLMGNEGVELLSEDLENLKSVVAGFPSFVDMKINNLGRLEVQLSKETPIQEFHQFLIEKGVVLTHLAYINKSLEKQFLQLLSAKS; encoded by the coding sequence ATGGCAGAAAATATATTAGAGATATCAGGACTGAATAAAAGATATGGAAATATTCAGGCGATTAATGATCTTGAGTTAAAAGTTGAAAAAGGAACTGTTTTTGGATTGCTAGGCCCCAACGGGAGTGGGAAAAGTACCACTCTTGGGATTTTATTAGGGGTTGTTCAGAAGGATTCAGGCGAATACAGGTGGTTTGGAGAAGAACCAACTGCAGCTCAAAGAAGAAGATTGGGAGCCATTTTAGAAAGTCCTACATTTTATCCTTATCTCTCAGGTATTCAAAATTTAAGAATAGTCTGCAAAATAAAGGAAGTAGCTGAAAGCAGAATTATGGAGGTTTTGGAACAAGTGGGATTGGCTCAAAGAGCAAAATCTCCCTTCAAAACTTATTCATTAGGGATGAAACAGCGCCTAGCTATTGCTTCTGCCTTGCTTTCAGATCCTGAGGTGCTGATTTTGGATGAACCCACAAATGGTTTGGATCCTCAAGGAATTGCGGAAATCAGAGAGTTAATCATTAACATTGCCCAGCAAGGAAAAACCATCATTTTAGCAAGTCATTTATTGGATGAAGTGCAAAAAGTATGTACCCATTTTGCTGTTTTAAAGCAAGGAGAGAAGATATTTCAAGGGACAGTAGCAGAAAGCTTAATGGGCAATGAGGGGGTAGAATTGTTGTCAGAAGATTTAGAAAATCTAAAGTCCGTGGTAGCAGGTTTTCCTTCTTTTGTGGATATGAAAATCAATAATTTAGGAAGATTGGAAGTGCAATTATCCAAAGAAACGCCTATTCAAGAATTCCATCAATTTTTAATTGAAAAAGGGGTAGTGCTTACTCATCTAGCATACATTAATAAATCCCTAGAAAAGCAATTTTTACAACTTTTATCTGCTAAATCATGA
- a CDS encoding isoaspartyl peptidase/L-asparaginase family protein — protein sequence MKKTSQYYLAILFIFIITACDPTTRKSPEERDIKTEEKEIIKQGPISLVIHGGAGTIERKNMTEEQDAEYRAKLTEALEAGYAKLESGAPAMDAVIAAIQIMEESPLFNAGVGAVFTNEGKNELDAAVMDGKTRNAGAVAGVSTIKSPILAALSVMDDSPHVMMSGKGAEKFAAEQGLELVDPEYFFTQSRYDALQRVKKREEEKDRSAALMDFPDSKFGTVGCVALDKDGNIAAGTSTGGMTNKRYGRIGDAPIIAAGTYADNATCGVSATGHGEYFIRSVVAYDVAAKMKYAGMSLDAAANKIVYEELVDFGGSGGFIALDRAGNISMPFNTSGMYRGYMNEKDSPKVFIYKDEK from the coding sequence ATGAAAAAGACTTCCCAATACTACTTAGCCATTTTGTTCATCTTTATCATTACGGCATGCGATCCCACCACAAGAAAATCCCCAGAAGAGCGAGACATTAAAACAGAAGAAAAAGAAATAATAAAACAAGGACCGATAAGCCTTGTAATTCATGGAGGAGCAGGAACTATTGAACGCAAAAACATGACTGAAGAGCAAGATGCTGAATACAGAGCTAAACTGACGGAGGCATTAGAAGCCGGATATGCAAAATTAGAATCTGGCGCACCTGCAATGGATGCAGTGATCGCAGCCATTCAAATTATGGAGGAATCTCCACTTTTTAACGCTGGAGTTGGAGCCGTTTTCACAAATGAAGGTAAAAATGAGTTAGATGCAGCCGTTATGGATGGCAAAACAAGAAATGCAGGTGCAGTAGCTGGTGTTTCCACTATCAAAAGTCCAATTTTAGCTGCACTTTCAGTAATGGATGACAGTCCGCATGTGATGATGTCGGGCAAAGGAGCTGAGAAATTTGCAGCAGAACAAGGTTTGGAATTAGTTGATCCTGAATACTTCTTTACACAAAGTAGATATGATGCTTTACAGAGAGTGAAGAAAAGAGAAGAAGAAAAAGATAGGAGTGCTGCATTAATGGATTTCCCTGATAGCAAATTTGGAACAGTTGGTTGTGTTGCTTTAGATAAAGATGGAAACATAGCCGCTGGAACTTCAACTGGCGGAATGACCAATAAGAGATATGGAAGAATTGGAGATGCACCCATTATTGCAGCAGGAACTTATGCTGATAATGCAACTTGTGGTGTTTCAGCTACAGGTCACGGTGAATATTTTATCCGCTCAGTTGTAGCTTATGATGTAGCCGCCAAAATGAAATATGCAGGCATGAGCTTAGATGCCGCAGCTAATAAAATTGTTTATGAAGAATTAGTTGACTTTGGCGGTTCAGGTGGCTTTATAGCCTTAGATAGAGCTGGAAATATCTCTATGCCTTTTAATACTTCCGGAATGTACAGAGGTTATATGAATGAAAAAGACTCACCTAAAGTTTTTATTTATAAAGATGAAAAATAA
- a CDS encoding tetratricopeptide repeat protein has translation MLKIYRNILTIIFSISSLVAFSQAEQSLYFVQTYDNAGQPLQKGTAIILDGQGTGATHQNLFIGATSAKVFTQDSSVHNISTFNAHDPATGLVKFAVDNNLSTKFQKASIKAGKFEEAGSFTLLQSTDIQKTESSDVKIAKSKEIEGFGTFAVIPDNLKKSAIGAVVLSGNDMLGIILNEANGVNGAVIIDLGRLEKANPITNGFSNFAQRINVNGHLLSALNAYANEEWNNALNAFEEFANQNPKDEFAWKMAGFSAFEAKNYDKTISNLTNAFKIKSSPRAYSIRAFAYFEQKKYTEAINDFAQSQDEKVNEAKWHAYKGISHYELDQLGQAIPDLEKAVELKYEDPQVSYYLGNAHFKNDDFAKAITAYDQAEKLGYESEVLFNNRGKAKFLTEKYEAAIKDYTTSLGLKANYQTALENRGAAYYKTEDWENSIKDFEKAIQAGTNDADVFLQLAEAYFNTENYSSAITNFDKAINGGKNEAEVYRKRGVAHLKEKNSDKAIVDFNAAVQRGANDGEIFQLLGTAQFEKGTYEEALQNLERAISFQVSDSNLYKNAAIASQKLNRNEGAITYFKKAIATGAKSPDVFEQYAILLYETGNTQEAKINIERAMSAGASGEKLFLYKGYLAITDKNWDAAISSLQKAKDGGVREAGLYSALGKAYYHKDDYNSAIENLKQAFQAGDRTGENYELIGQSYFKVENYEEASRALNSAIQGGIINQSVYFALGQSLFEQGNFKNAVDALTKAEEQGENSLILFEKRGLANNELKSAEPAIADLSKASEKGSKSIEVYATLGDLYFRSQNLIKAVESYDKAISLGAKDAVIYNNRGKAKFLQDKISAAIADYNLALAEKPDYDQALLNRGSAHYKQENYSAAIADLVKTEKKSPEVAEMLGLAYYKTQQFDKALQNMESAISGGVKNAELYYFKGNILYDKEEYRQAVSDFQKAEEGGISEGALYAKVGNAFFELESFKQSAEQLSKAVDKGVSDKIVIENLGNALYEGKKYEEASKFLQRAIGFGTQNPKTHYHYANTLFREDRFKDAIKSYDEAIALGQKDEVIYNNRGKAKANLDQFELAIQDYNQSLSIDENYGQAILNRGNAYYELEAYQEALNDYVRAVALAQTDNDTFVKMGLSYYSLDNFEQTIEYMDQAFQTGNQSPNVFYGRGNAYYNLGQLDNAYSDLNQAVTFGDNHPETYFHRGQINFQKEEYELALSDFNKAEEYGSKAEQLYFLRAKTHYALSNWKDALEDFNLAIAADKELYEAFALRGNTKFRLDDLSGAINDYNIAIAGGIEEAVYFNNRGKAKQLSGNIEQAIEDYDKAISTDSEYARAYENRASARYEMKNYAGVIEDVDKLEDLDEANPNAFYIKAESYYALEDWVGAISYFERAIQGEVIKSDSYFKRGRSYLGVEDYQAALDDFNRAAEADPSNASIYLYRAQCYLYLGEVRYAAEDYSKAITLEPENTDAYYNRAILREETEDWEGALQDYDKVVQLDPEDASAYYYRGNVKAVLENYQPALKDLNKAIELNSEDASYYKLRGNIYYQLEDDLKACEDWKRAKNMGDDSVNYYLNQYCE, from the coding sequence ATGCTGAAAATATACAGAAATATACTTACCATTATTTTTTCAATAAGCTCGCTTGTAGCTTTTTCACAAGCTGAGCAGAGTTTGTATTTTGTACAGACTTATGATAATGCAGGACAGCCTTTGCAAAAAGGAACAGCTATTATTTTGGATGGTCAGGGAACGGGGGCTACCCATCAGAATTTGTTTATAGGCGCCACTAGTGCTAAAGTCTTTACCCAAGACAGCTCTGTCCATAATATTTCTACTTTCAATGCACATGATCCCGCTACTGGTTTAGTGAAATTTGCTGTGGATAATAATCTGAGCACCAAATTTCAAAAGGCTTCCATAAAAGCAGGGAAATTTGAGGAGGCAGGTTCCTTTACTTTATTGCAATCAACAGATATACAGAAGACAGAAAGTAGTGATGTGAAAATTGCTAAATCAAAAGAAATAGAAGGCTTTGGAACGTTTGCTGTAATTCCTGATAACTTAAAAAAATCAGCAATAGGTGCGGTTGTGTTATCTGGAAATGATATGCTAGGTATTATTTTGAATGAAGCTAATGGTGTAAATGGTGCAGTAATTATTGATTTAGGCCGTTTAGAAAAAGCCAATCCTATCACTAACGGATTCTCAAATTTTGCTCAAAGGATTAATGTAAATGGACATTTATTGTCAGCCTTAAATGCTTATGCAAATGAAGAGTGGAACAATGCTTTAAATGCCTTTGAAGAATTCGCTAATCAAAATCCAAAAGATGAATTTGCATGGAAAATGGCTGGATTCTCTGCTTTTGAAGCTAAAAATTATGATAAAACCATCAGTAACTTAACAAATGCATTTAAAATAAAATCTAGTCCAAGAGCTTATTCTATTAGAGCATTTGCTTATTTCGAACAGAAGAAATATACGGAAGCAATCAATGATTTTGCTCAAAGCCAAGATGAAAAAGTAAATGAAGCTAAATGGCATGCTTACAAAGGAATTTCGCATTATGAATTAGATCAGTTGGGTCAAGCAATTCCTGATTTGGAAAAAGCAGTTGAGTTGAAATATGAAGATCCTCAAGTAAGCTATTATTTAGGAAATGCGCATTTTAAAAATGATGATTTTGCAAAAGCCATTACAGCTTATGACCAAGCAGAAAAATTAGGCTACGAATCGGAAGTACTTTTCAATAATAGAGGAAAAGCCAAATTCTTAACTGAAAAATATGAAGCTGCAATTAAAGATTATACAACCTCATTGGGTCTAAAAGCAAATTATCAGACAGCTTTGGAAAATAGGGGAGCCGCTTATTATAAAACTGAAGATTGGGAAAACTCCATTAAAGATTTTGAAAAAGCAATTCAAGCAGGTACCAATGATGCTGATGTTTTTCTACAATTAGCCGAAGCTTACTTTAACACTGAAAACTATTCATCTGCCATCACCAATTTTGATAAAGCAATCAATGGAGGTAAAAATGAAGCTGAAGTTTATAGAAAAAGAGGGGTTGCACATTTGAAAGAAAAGAATAGTGATAAAGCTATTGTTGATTTCAATGCTGCGGTTCAGAGAGGAGCTAATGATGGTGAAATATTCCAACTTTTAGGAACGGCACAATTTGAAAAAGGAACTTATGAAGAAGCACTTCAAAATTTGGAAAGAGCTATTTCATTTCAGGTTAGTGATAGCAATCTTTATAAAAATGCAGCTATTGCAAGTCAAAAGTTGAATAGGAATGAAGGTGCCATTACTTATTTCAAAAAAGCTATAGCAACAGGAGCTAAAAGTCCTGATGTTTTTGAACAATATGCAATTCTTCTGTATGAGACTGGAAACACTCAGGAGGCTAAAATTAATATCGAAAGAGCTATGTCTGCTGGTGCTTCTGGTGAAAAATTATTTTTGTATAAAGGGTATTTAGCTATAACGGATAAAAATTGGGATGCAGCCATTTCTTCTTTACAAAAAGCTAAGGATGGAGGGGTGAGAGAAGCAGGCTTGTATTCCGCTTTAGGTAAAGCCTATTACCATAAAGATGATTATAATTCAGCTATTGAAAACCTAAAACAAGCATTCCAGGCAGGAGACCGCACAGGCGAGAATTATGAATTAATTGGACAATCATATTTTAAGGTAGAGAATTATGAGGAGGCTTCAAGAGCTCTGAATTCGGCAATTCAAGGAGGAATTATTAATCAATCAGTTTATTTTGCTTTGGGGCAGTCGTTATTTGAACAAGGGAATTTCAAAAATGCAGTAGATGCACTTACCAAAGCTGAAGAACAAGGAGAAAACAGTCTTATTTTGTTTGAAAAAAGAGGTCTTGCGAATAATGAATTGAAATCTGCCGAACCAGCTATTGCAGACCTATCAAAAGCATCGGAAAAAGGAAGCAAAAGCATTGAGGTTTATGCTACTTTAGGAGATTTGTATTTTCGTTCTCAAAATTTAATCAAGGCAGTTGAGTCTTATGATAAAGCTATCAGTTTAGGTGCAAAAGATGCGGTTATTTATAATAACAGAGGAAAAGCTAAATTTTTACAGGATAAAATCTCTGCAGCCATAGCCGATTATAATCTTGCTTTAGCTGAAAAACCGGATTATGACCAAGCTTTATTGAATAGAGGGTCTGCACATTATAAACAAGAAAATTATTCAGCTGCCATCGCTGATTTAGTAAAAACAGAAAAGAAAAGTCCTGAGGTGGCGGAAATGCTCGGTTTGGCATATTACAAAACCCAACAGTTTGATAAGGCGCTACAAAATATGGAATCTGCCATCAGCGGAGGAGTCAAGAATGCAGAGCTTTATTATTTCAAGGGAAATATTTTGTATGATAAAGAGGAATACCGTCAGGCTGTAAGTGATTTTCAAAAAGCTGAAGAGGGCGGAATAAGTGAGGGTGCTTTATATGCCAAAGTGGGAAATGCTTTTTTTGAATTGGAGAGTTTCAAACAATCGGCTGAGCAATTGTCTAAAGCAGTTGATAAAGGAGTTTCTGATAAAATAGTAATTGAGAATTTAGGAAATGCACTTTATGAAGGCAAGAAATATGAAGAAGCTAGTAAGTTTCTGCAAAGAGCAATTGGTTTTGGAACACAAAATCCTAAAACTCATTATCATTATGCCAATACCTTATTTCGTGAAGATAGATTCAAAGATGCTATTAAATCCTATGATGAGGCCATTGCATTAGGTCAAAAAGATGAAGTGATTTATAATAACAGAGGAAAAGCAAAAGCTAATTTAGACCAGTTTGAACTTGCCATTCAAGATTATAATCAATCACTTTCAATAGATGAAAATTATGGGCAGGCTATTTTAAATAGAGGAAATGCTTATTATGAATTAGAGGCCTATCAAGAAGCATTGAATGATTATGTGAGAGCAGTTGCATTGGCTCAAACCGACAATGATACTTTTGTGAAAATGGGCTTAAGCTATTATAGTTTGGATAATTTTGAGCAAACTATCGAATATATGGATCAAGCCTTTCAAACAGGAAATCAATCTCCAAATGTTTTCTACGGTAGAGGGAATGCATATTATAATTTGGGACAATTAGATAATGCATATTCTGATCTGAATCAGGCTGTTACTTTTGGAGACAATCACCCTGAAACATATTTTCACCGAGGTCAAATTAATTTTCAGAAAGAAGAATACGAATTGGCATTATCCGATTTTAATAAAGCAGAAGAATATGGTAGCAAAGCTGAACAACTTTATTTCTTAAGAGCTAAAACACATTATGCATTGAGTAATTGGAAGGATGCTTTGGAGGACTTCAATTTAGCTATTGCAGCTGACAAAGAGCTTTATGAAGCTTTTGCTTTACGTGGAAACACAAAGTTCCGCTTGGATGATTTGTCAGGAGCCATTAATGATTACAATATTGCCATTGCGGGTGGAATTGAAGAAGCGGTTTACTTTAATAATAGAGGTAAAGCCAAACAGCTGAGCGGTAATATAGAGCAAGCAATTGAAGATTATGATAAAGCAATTTCAACTGATAGTGAATATGCAAGAGCATACGAGAATAGAGCATCAGCAAGATATGAAATGAAAAATTATGCTGGCGTAATCGAGGATGTAGATAAATTGGAAGATTTGGATGAAGCTAATCCTAATGCATTTTATATTAAAGCTGAGTCATATTATGCTTTGGAAGATTGGGTAGGGGCTATTTCCTATTTTGAAAGAGCAATTCAAGGGGAGGTTATAAAATCGGATTCCTACTTTAAAAGAGGTAGATCCTATTTGGGAGTAGAGGATTATCAAGCCGCATTAGATGATTTCAATCGTGCTGCTGAAGCAGACCCTTCTAATGCAAGTATTTATTTATACCGGGCGCAGTGTTATTTGTACTTAGGTGAAGTACGCTATGCAGCGGAGGATTATTCTAAAGCGATTACATTAGAACCTGAAAATACTGATGCTTATTACAATAGAGCTATTCTGCGAGAAGAAACTGAAGATTGGGAAGGAGCATTGCAAGATTATGACAAAGTGGTTCAATTAGATCCTGAAGATGCCTCAGCTTATTATTACAGAGGAAATGTAAAAGCTGTATTAGAAAATTATCAGCCTGCTTTGAAGGATTTAAATAAAGCAATCGAATTGAATTCTGAAGATGCTTCTTATTACAAGTTGAGAGGAAATATTTACTATCAATTAGAAGATGATTTGAAAGCTTGCGAGGATTGGAAAAGAGCTAAGAACATGGGCGATGATAGTGTGAATTATTATTTGAATCAGTATTGTGAGTAG
- a CDS encoding fatty acid desaturase family protein translates to MNKNTVKFNANDNPEFVSTLRKRVGEYFKENNISKFANNAMRIKTVFMLLLYFTPLAFLLSGVVSSFALALPLYIIMGFGMAGIGLCVMHDANHGVYSKNNKVNRALGFTANFLGAYHINWKIQHNVLHHSFTNIDEYDEDIDKKGIIRFSPHQERKGIFKFQAYYAPILYGLMTFYWVIAKDIDQLIRYNKRGLLKGQGLTFKKSLGLMLFNKAWYVALTLVAPILITGIVWWQVALAFLLMQFISGLLLALVFQSAHVITETDFYKVDENGSVENNWAIHQMRTTSNFANSSRWFSWIVGGLNYQVEHHLFPNICHIHYRKIAPIVKRTAEEYGVPYHHHKSFGQALKSHFTLLNQLGTGSYDQKVKEMKTEPISAVA, encoded by the coding sequence ATGAACAAGAATACAGTAAAATTTAACGCTAACGACAATCCTGAATTTGTGAGCACACTCAGAAAAAGAGTGGGTGAATACTTTAAGGAAAACAATATTTCCAAATTTGCCAATAATGCCATGAGAATAAAGACAGTTTTCATGCTCTTGTTGTACTTTACACCATTAGCATTTTTACTAAGCGGTGTTGTCAGCAGCTTTGCATTAGCATTACCGCTTTATATCATAATGGGTTTTGGTATGGCAGGTATTGGATTATGTGTGATGCACGATGCCAATCATGGGGTTTATTCCAAAAACAATAAAGTAAACAGAGCTTTAGGCTTTACCGCCAATTTCCTCGGTGCTTATCACATTAACTGGAAAATCCAGCATAATGTATTGCATCATTCCTTTACGAATATTGATGAATATGATGAAGATATTGATAAAAAGGGAATCATTAGATTTTCTCCTCATCAAGAGCGTAAAGGCATTTTTAAATTTCAAGCTTACTATGCTCCAATCCTTTATGGATTAATGACATTCTATTGGGTGATTGCTAAAGACATAGACCAATTGATCCGCTACAATAAAAGAGGTTTGTTAAAAGGGCAAGGATTAACTTTCAAAAAAAGTTTAGGTCTAATGTTATTCAATAAAGCATGGTATGTTGCACTTACATTAGTAGCGCCTATTTTAATTACTGGAATTGTATGGTGGCAAGTGGCATTGGCATTTCTATTAATGCAATTTATTAGTGGACTTCTATTGGCTTTAGTTTTTCAATCTGCTCATGTGATTACTGAAACAGATTTCTATAAAGTGGATGAAAATGGAAGTGTTGAAAACAACTGGGCAATTCACCAAATGCGTACCACTTCAAATTTTGCAAATTCTTCAAGGTGGTTTTCATGGATAGTAGGTGGTTTAAATTACCAAGTAGAACACCATCTATTCCCTAATATTTGTCATATTCATTATCGAAAGATTGCGCCTATAGTAAAACGGACGGCAGAAGAATATGGAGTTCCTTATCACCATCATAAATCCTTTGGTCAAGCGTTGAAAAGTCACTTTACGCTATTGAATCAATTAGGGACAGGAAGTTATGATCAAAAGGTAAAAGAAATGAAAACTGAACCTATTTCTGCGGTAGCTTAA